In Ochotona princeps isolate mOchPri1 unplaced genomic scaffold, mOchPri1.hap1 HAP1_SCAFFOLD_129, whole genome shotgun sequence, one DNA window encodes the following:
- the PARD6G gene encoding partitioning defective 6 homolog gamma, translating to MNRSFHRSQTLRFPDCGAVEVKSKFGAEFRRFSLDRHKPGKFEDFYQLVVHTHHISNTEVTIGYADVHGDLLPINNDDNFCKAVSSASPLLRVFIQKREEADHDSFGPGSLPRRRKALVSLRDEGLRRRAQLRISSPHDFRPVSSVIDVDILPETHRRVRLYRHGCEKPLGFYIRDGTSVRVTPHGLDKVPGIFISRMVPGGLAESTGLLAVNDEVLEVNGIEVAGKTLDQVTDMMIANSHNLIVTVKPANQRNNVVRGGRTASSPGQPSDIVTGPPGPPPAHLLQNFHPDEMESDEEADIVIEGALEPQHPRKSQGPPPGSLPRANGASLVYRLQRDLTLSSPGRESIHKLLSSLKADPRHSLAFPQGGIEEHGPAVTL from the exons TTTGGGGCTGAATTCCGGAGGTTCTCTTTGGACCGTCACAAGCCTGGGAAGTTTGAAGACTTCTACCAGCTGGTCGTGCACACCCACCACATCTCCAACACAGAGGTGACCATCGGTTATGCAGATGTCCACGGGGACCTGCTGCCCATCAACAATGATGATAATTTCTGCAAGGCCGTCTCAAGTGCCAGCCCCTTGCTCCGAGTCTTCATCCAGAAGCGAG AAGAGGCTGACCACGACAGCTTCGGGCCTGGCTCACTGCCCAGGAGGAGGAAGGCGCTGGTGTCACTGCGGGATGAGGGCCTGCGCCGACGGGCGCAGCTCCGCATCAGCTCACCACATGACTTCCGGCCTGTGTCCTCCGTCATCGACGTGGACATCCTCCCCGAGACGCACCGCCGAGTGCGGCTGTATCGGCATGGCTGTGAGAAGCCACTGGGCTTCTATATCCGGGACGGCACCAGCGTGCGGGTGACACCACATGGGCTGGACAAGGTCCCTGGCATCTTCATCTCCCGCATGGTGCCCGGCGGACTGGCAGAGAgcacagggctgctggctgtgaaTGATGAGGTCCTGGAGGTCAACGGCATCGAAGTGGCTGGCAAGACGCTGGACCAAGTCACAGACATGATGATCGCCAACAGCCACAACCTCATTGTTACCGTGAAGCCCGCCAACCAGCGCAACAATGTGGTGCGTGGTGGCcgcacagccagcagccctggccagcccTCTGACATTGTCACTGGCCCACCCGGCccaccacctgcccacctgctgcaGAACTTCCACCCTGACGAAATGGAGAGTGATGAGGAGGCTGACATCGTCATTGAGGGGGCCCTGGAGCCTCAGCACCCACGCAAGTCGCAGGGCCCCCCTCCAGGAAGCCTCCCCCGAGCCAATGGCGCCAGCCTGGTGTACCGGCTGCAGCGGGACCTGACCCTGAGCAGCCCCGGCCGCGAAAGCATCCACAAGCTGCTCAGCTCCCTAAAGGCCGACCCCCGCCacagcctggccttcccccaAGGAGGGATCGAGGAGCACGGGCCAGCGGTCACACTCTAG